The Vigna radiata var. radiata cultivar VC1973A chromosome 6, Vradiata_ver6, whole genome shotgun sequence DNA segment GAGAggtaactttattttaaattgaattccTCCAAGCCGTGCAGGCCCCCTCCTACAACGAGATATGTTCCATCATCCAAGCCCTCCGCCGGTCCACCACCTCGCTAAGTCCTATCTCACCTCCTTCAACCTGACTCCAACAGTGTTCGTGAAGCCCTCGCCAAGTCTAAACCTACCAACAAACTCACGTGTCTCGTCTCCACCTACTTCGACCATAGCGAAACCATCTCTGACTTCTATCTACGCCTCTTCCTCACCATCCTCCGCACGTGCGACCTATACGAGCCACTCTCCCGCCTCCTCTCCGTCCTCCCCGCTGATGGGCCGCCGCTTTCCAGGCCCAGTGTGACCACGCCTACGACCTCTTCCACCAATTCGACCTCCCAGGAGAACCCCTTCGTGCTCTCCCACCTCCACCAGCTCCGCGACAACTTCTCCCAATCTTCGTGGACGTCGTGGAAGGCGCCGTAGTGCCACTAAGGTTGGCCGATTTCTCTCTTAAAGGCTTGCGGTGCCAAATTGGAGTGAGTCAAAAGAAGAGTAAGTAAAGCGAGTAGGAATGAGAAAACGGAGGGAGAGGGAGGGAGATTGATTCACTGAcatagaaacaaaaatgacGTCACCATTTGGCAACCTCGGCTGATTTTTTTATTGCGGCTGATTTTTTTAATGCggttagttttaaattattaaaattaatttttttaagaataaggACTAAAATACACCTTACAATAAAAAGATACTAAAACTAAAACtgttttacaatataaaaattaaaaacatatttaatcctataaataatttaaacaaaatttaaataaaaacaattttttttatgcctaataaattatcaaaacaaatattaggaaaaatatacatacaacaacaatttataatataactatCATCATATATTACTTTCTAGAGATCAAAACACAACCATCATTATTAAAAGAGGGTAAacttttcaaaagtaaaagaaaataaaaaatacctcAGTTTAATCATAAATGATAGTCGAAAATGGTtggaaatattttgaaaaatatacagACTATTATATCTTTGACCTAatgttctattattttaatagcatttctattaatgataattttcaaactattgttaaaatgtttattttagttattgtttttttaacaactttttgacaatgtataTGTGGTAgcttgtgattgatccgttttaaatactttttaaatataaattcaaatagaccaataaaatgataacacatgtaccgttatcaaaaaaattatcaaaaaatattgttaaaatattattctccTTGTTAAGAGCTCCACTCCTCTTGTAATTAAAGTATTGAGAAATTAAGATGATAAGATCTTACCAGCTAACGTCTTTAACCACTTCTTTAACCACTGGAATAAGGATTGTTctgaaatgaaacaaaacatcaACTTTAGGATTCTGACAGCGGTAGACAAGTTTAacaacttttcatttattttaaaataataaatgttaatttaatgcAGAAGTTCTTATAAAtgcatgtaaaatataaaagataaaaatattatatttctttctaaaagttcgttgaattattaacataaatgattcaaaaaattctcaaagggatgaaatatgattttcctaataatttgaatatgtataattatgtaaaatgttAATTGAACACAATCGAGTatcaattaaagaaataaaaaatataaatgatttaatttaagaagaaaactatacaaaattagaataatCGTACAAagattgttattatagaaagtGAAGTGAAGGGGTAAAGCTATGGACAAAAAGGAATGTGGCAAGTTAAAGGgatcaaacatattttaaatatttcaagaGACGATCAGAAAAAATTCACATCCGTAGAAATTACTAATTGTGTAACTCCTATAAAAAAACGAGTATCaaatatagatataaaaaaaataaacaaaattatgctttaactaaataaaatattaatttaatttaacatgaaAAGTGGACAAAGTTAATATATAACGCACCATAGCAAACAAGCTTCTGGCTAGAAGAGTCGAAATCGCAAAAATCTTCATGACAATGATTCTGACAGGCGAGGTTTAGCCAAGAGATCTCAAATCCATAGGCGAGAGCCCTATGAATGGCACCGTATGAATGGTAACTCAAAGTCCTGAACGATGTGGGAGCAACAAGCTTCACGTCACACCCAACTTCTAAGTCCTCAGCATATAGGTCACCAACAACAGCATATGAATAGCCCTTTGAGTCCCACTTCACGCACTCACCACTTTCCACATACTTTCCGTTCTCTCTCACCGAATGGTTACAGTTCAGAAACACTATATGCTCGAAACTCAGAGATTCCATATTATCATAAGAGGCTTGGTATGGACCCATGCGGTGCGTGTAAGTATCAGAGAAATTGGAGCGAGAGAGGGAACGGAGAGGAAGGGAGGAGCAGTTGTGGTGTTGAAGTGCAGGGTCAACCACTCTCACGGTGTAGTTGTCGTAGTTGATTGCTTGTACATGGTATTGTATAGAGTGCAGATACAACACAGTAACATTATTCTGACAACCAAGCTCGTACCTTTCGTCACCACAATTCTCTGGGTCGCCTTGTAATCGAAAAGGATAAGTAATGTTGGGGATGTGGCCACAGGAAGAAGGGGGACAAAGGTGTTTTTGGTGATCCTTGGTAGCAGAAATATGGTGGATTAGAATAAGTAGCAGTACCACCAACAATGTTCTCTCTCTCCTCATCATGTCCGAATGTTTCTCGTTGAATTCAAGTGCAACCAATTCCAagttatatattgatatttaaaacaatacagACTCAATATATAATTCTAAAGGACCACATTTTTCCCTTCAGAGAATACGTTGAAGATTTATGATACTTCAAACGTAGACTTTGACTGAAAAACTGCGTTTTTATCTGGTTTCTACAACTGattttaatgaatagaaaattttaaaaattcgtGAACTGCATGATTTAGGTATTTAATcatgtcatttttttaatgCAGTTCTTCGAGTTTCTAAAATCATCCTAAATTCTTCTAACTGGAATGTTTTATTTACTTGCTGTCTAAAGTAATTTTTAGAGAATTAGTTTGGGAGCCAAATTGAATAAATAGATCAGGACATATTTAAATAAGGACAAAATCCTAAACATATTACGACAAATAACGgaaaagttatcaaaataaaattgtattccTGATCTAAAAGCAATGTTTATATaatgcatttatttattttttctacttCAAATATTTGCAAATTATTGAAGGACTGAAAGTTCCACCACATGTGTAGATTTGTGGCCAAAAGAATATTATCCGTAGAGCCACAAATTCTAAAAGAGTTTAAAAGGGTTGTCTTACATAAACACTTTATATATGCAAATACATAATTGACGCAGTCAAATGACAATGTACATATAACTAATTAATACTACGGGGAAGAGACTTGATTTATTATTGTATCTGTATCTCTGAATGAAAATTCCATATCAtcttcatatattaaataaatatgtattttttatttcattttcattcttttctcaTCACCGACAATGCTTCTTCTCTCCACATGGTGTCCAACCAAACTGTTTCTGGTTGAATTGAAGTGCAAAAATCAAAGTTAggtaatgatatttaaaacaactatatatatagagagagagaggacACATTTTTCCTTTTAGACAATTATTTGATGACTTGTGATACGTTTACTTTGACTGAGAAACCGGGTTTTTATCTCGTTTCCACCACTGATTTTAATAAATACGAAATTTTAAATACTCGTCAAGTGCATGAACacaattattagtattttagtCATGTAATTTTGTTAATACATTGGATATAAGAAGTGAGACAAACTTTAGCTTACAATTTTCTGACTATAAATTACGTTCGGAAATATATCTAATACGTCTTTTCTAATCAACTTTGTTAGAATCTAAGaagttttctaacaaataaaaaaatttctcaatCACATGATTCTATATATGTAGATTCAAAATTCACGCCGCAATCATATTTTAATGCTTAATGAATTCATACTtcaatttatgataaaaataagatatcaaAGCATACATGAATTTATTACTGCAAGTAATGTGGACAATAATATCAACAAAGGTGTGTGATTTTTTAAATGCAGAATGTtttcgttatttttttattttcttttatgatgGAACAAAGAGAATATAAGGTATCTAATATTACCTTTCCTACAATTGAGGAGTTATAAGGTGACTTAGTAATAAAGTTGGAAGAACGGGTGTGATAGATTGTGGGGATTCAACTCTTTCCACTAACATTTGAGAGTTATAAGATTGATTTGGTGGGtttagaaaagagaaagaaaaagattgtgaGTTAAATTATAACCAAATAATCCTCATCTATTAGTTATATCAATATATCCGTGTGTAAGCTGGAATAATTAAATTACGTGGTGGCACAATCAGACCATGTTACGTGGAAATGtctaattaaaaagttaagGAAAATGGTtttctaaaaattgaaattaaaatatgaacaaaTAATGTTCATCAAAAGCAAATAGGGAACGAGAGGGTTTGAGATTGAAGACGGAAGCATTGACAGAGCGTTCATTACTGGAGAGGGTTTATTACCTAATGGGAAAAAAACCATACATTCCACAAAATACCAATGGGGCTTATGTGTATTCCTATCTTCTCTAATAATATAGAAAAGTTTCACCTtctacaacttttttttttttcatttttctgtttctgTTATAATCAAGTACTACTTATTAGAGTTTGTTGTCAgagttgaaataaattaattataagaaactCATTTGCAAACAACCATTTTATAAGAAACCACATGTCAACAAATATTCATTTCATTGAAGAACAATACATTCAACTTGCTTACATTACACCTACAACATATCATGGGTTTCCCATCAACATTGCAATTACAATAATGTTCATTAGacatacaacacaaacaacccctatcaacaattttttccACATTTGAAGACCCAACACAGTTTTCTCCAAATGCAGTATATCTTCTTATCGCTTTCAATTTCTTCAGTCTTCACCAACCTCTCATCCTTTCCTTCGAACTTGTCATACCTACCACTTTCGTTAAATCCATCATCATTGCACCATCTGAAGTAGTTGCATCCAACTTTTTCACTTccattctatttaaaaaaatcatcaaaatcaaCCACTCAATACACCATTTCCAAAACAACAGAACCAATACCATGCATTCCATCAAATTTACCTTGTATTTAGAGTAACCTCAATTGTTTGTCTCGATTCTTAGTTGTTTTTGCAGTTCTCAAGACACACTTCTCTCTAAAATGGCAAATCACTGCTACATCGAAACTCTTACATCCTCCATCACCGCGATAACTGGCACTACAGTATTGCTTTCAACAGTCATTCAATGTGGAAGAGCAACATGAATGACCCATAGATATACATCAACAACTCACAACACaatcctgaaaaaaaaaacaaacaagaagaAGTCtaccagaaaccctaattttgcgAGTACATCATAGAAAAACAATACGAACAACCTCGATAAAACCCTCTCCAATCTTGAAGTCTCTATGAATCCTAAATTTGTTGGTTCTCCAATCTGGAACACTCTTGTTcccaattttcttttaatgaaccCTAATTTAGTCATCTTTTAATTACACATTTCagaaaacctttttttcttaacatGGTCTGCGTGTGCCACGTGATTTAATTATTCCAGCTCACATTGACAACTCACCAAAAATTTAATCCGATAATCCAATTTAATGACAGAGATCCAATTGCtacaatttttcacttttaaaaatccaattgaaaaaaaaataagaaagagacCGATTTCAGAAAACCcaacataaatataaactacgagaatgattaaaccttttaattacttttggagtttaatttacaaatttaaacaaCTTGTAGGTGATAGGTGTTTAAATTGTCTATATATGTATGATCAATTTAGTTTATTTCCATacacaattatattaattatttgtgttttttgttataaattgtttttattttagttttgtgttgtttagtgtACATAAATGTTTTAGgaacaaaaattatgattttggaGAAGTATAAAGGGTAAACATTAAGTTGGGAATTAAATGGAGTGAACATGTCAAAATAATTCACATACTAACTGGAAGATATGATGCTGGTAAAAATGTTTTGGGAGGGTTGAgaacaattaaatattaaagaaagaGGGGAACGCTCTAATCCTTTTACCAATGTTGAATGATATTTGTTACCTTATgcattattaaatatattttctatttagaATATTGATACAGTCCTTAATAGACTcgttaaattagtttatttcatAGAATTTGACCTTATTTCATATggattgaataaaagaaaattttttattaaaaaaaattcataagatcaaatatttatcaaaatctaTGAATTAGGATCAAtctatatactttttttattatgctaattattttatttctaataatatatttttaaaactattcgAGTGTATTCAGGCTACGTTATTTTTAAGTTGGGTCACCTCATGTAAAACTTATTTTCACCTCATGTAATGTCACACTCAACCTAAAATTTAGCTTTTTACATCAAATAAAAGACATTGAatgtcacaaaaaaaaaaaaaaaaaaaacgttagtTTACATGAAATACTTAAGAGAATGTGTCGGTGAACTCTGAGTTTATTGTTTGATCATCGTCGGTACTCATTTCATCAGGATATAAAGTAGATTCTGGAGGTATTTTCAGGTCTTCAATATTTCCTTCAAGCATTTCTACCACTCTATTCATTGAGGGACGATTATTTGGTTTCAATTGTATGCACCAAAGTGCAACTATGATCATCTTCTTTgctattttcttttcctcttcagTCAAATCTTGTATATCTATATCTTCCTCTTCTCTAATACGATCATAGATCCAAAATGGAAAGTAAATTTGACTTGATCTATCCGCATGGGGATTCAGGTTCTTCCTCTTGCTTGCCATCTCCATCAAAAGCATTCCAAAACTATAAACATCGGCCTTATGGGAAATTCCTCCAATATTATTGTAAAACAATTCTGGAGCCATATATCCAATGGTTCCTCTTGCTGCAGTCACAGTGACAATGCTATTTTCTACTGGATATAACTTTGCCAATCCAAAGTCAGAAATCTTTGGGATAAAATTTTCATCTAGTAAGATGTTATGTGGTTTGATATCAAAATGCAAAATCTTCATCTCACATCCATGGTGAAGATAAGCAATCCCACGAGCCACTCCAACTGATATATTGTATATCTTTTCATAGCTTAATTGTACACTTccttcttttgaaaatataagtttatcAAGAGAACCATTAGACATGAATTCATACAAAAGAGCGCGCTTTGAGCCACTAACACAAAATCCAATTAATTGTACCACATTTTGATGATGTATTCTTCCAATGGTTGCAACTTCATTGATAAAATCTTGTCCATTTCCTTTGGCTTTACCTAACATTTTGATTGCCACAGAAGGTCCACTCCGTAACTTTGCCTTAAACACAGAGCCAAATCCTCCTTCACCTAACTTCTCTTTGAAACCTTCAGtcatctttttaatttcctTGTATGAGTATCTGATAGGTGCTAAGTGATTTTGTTCAAggtaattttcaatattttcatacaTTGATGAATGTCTTTTCCTCCATTTACATATCACAAGTGCAACAATCAGTGGCACCCCAAACACAATTTTGCAAGCCCATGCCATGATGATAAGGTCCAAAATTCCTgtaacaacactttttttagGTAAATAAACATCATGATGGGTAAAGAACAATTTCATTAAATAGTAAATTTAGAATGGAATGatgtattaattttaaagaaaaaaaaatcaattcagtatattaaaaaacaaacttaaatttgatattgtaCGCATTCCTTTCGTCTGCAagattgcaaaagaaaaatctctAAAGCAAGTATATAAGCCGGTTGAAGataacactttttgacaactatTTTGACAATGGGATATGTGACATCactttattggtttatttgaatttacgtttaaaaaatatttaaaacagatcaatcatAAGCTGTCACGtatatgttgtaaaaaaaattgttaaaaaagtgttgttaaaaaaaaaatttccttttcTCAATACAAAAACTTGGGCCATTGTTTGTTCTTCATTTTCTACTAGCTCTTCATATCCATTTTCACGCGTTTTGAAATTCAAGAAGAGTCTTTATCTACACTCTCTAATTATTAAAGTTGACTTTCTTTGTCAACGTGACACATGGTTTAAAAGGTTGGCCATCTCCCactctttcttcttcaaaaacTCAAATACTGAAGTTTTTTCTAGGTCTTTTTCACTTCGGGACTCTCAAGTTATGTcaatttgttagaaaaatgaAACTCACTTAAAATAATCTGAATTTGACATTGTGTCTCATCTGAACACTTATTATTTATAGACTTGCATTTGCCTTTTCATCAATAAATCCATAAACTCTACCATTAAAACGTCATTATTATCTATTAGTGTCTAATAATCACTGAATTAAACTACTTATCCTTACACTCTAAAACTAACAAAACTTCTAAACAAATAAACAACCCATTCAATTCTCTTACATTTAGGTTCATCCTAATAACTTTATGAGTTTTGTGATGTTTTGGACaatgattcaattttttcacTACTGTTACTACTGGTGATGCAATTGGAGTCTTTCATTTTCACAATTTGGGATCTGAATATGAGAAAAAGAAGGAGATAAGGTTAAAGAAGAGGTTATATTCTATCctaaaaaaagaagcaaacttCCACCTCAGCAAATAAATACCCACCCctttcaattatgttttaagTTTCACTCTATCTTTAGTCAATTTAACTATATTAACAGATGGAACcacattaaatcaattttaataaatataggaatttaattaaatcaaattaattataaaaaaattaatcattgatctaaatctaaatataagaattaaattattaattaaatcattatatCATTATGAAATCATTCACTAATATGATTTCGTATACTATGGATTGGTTTCTATATTTTGGGTTTATttgttctattatttttaaagtttctggCTAGTTTTAATATCCTTAGAATATGTTTGGGAATTCTATGTTGTATATTGGGAATTTTCGCAACACACCGTGACAATGAATTTATGCGCCTCGggaaattttgttcgtgattGTTGTCAATATTTTACAACAaccttaaggacttatggctgACACCAACAACCCAAACCTAGAGAATCAAAACATTGTTTCTAGAACTCAGATGATCTTCGTAAAACCTTTTCCAAATGTGTCAAAAATTGAAGTCTTCTCTGATCAAAATTTCTAGCATTGACAACAACGCATGTCTATCCTTATAGACATCTACAAAGTTTTTTTTGCTCTTTCATCTCCAAAATTTGACCCTAGTCTCACTTCAAATTCAAAAAGGTTTGAATATTGGATTCATGCAAACAAGGTATGTCGACATACTTTACTTTCTAATGATTTATGTGATGTGTATTGTTTCTATAAGGCAGCAAAAGACATTTGGGATTCATTGATTCTCAAATACATTGTTGCAGATGTCGTCAGACAAAGGTTCCTAATTGAGAAATACTACTGGTGGGATATGATTGAAGATAAGGACATAAATTCTCAAATTAATTAGTACCATAAGTTGTTTGAAGATATCAAAGCAGATAACATTTTTCTACTCGATGAATTTGTTTCAGAACTTCTGATCGAGAAATTACCACCATCCTAGACTCATTACAAATAACAGCTGAAAGACAGACACAAGAATATGTCACTTCCAAAGCttatcacaaataaaataattgaagataCCAACAGAAAAGTGTGTGCTATTGGGCCAAAGCTTTGTTTGCAAAAGCAAATATGGTAAAAGACAGATCTGCTCCAAAAAGATATGAACACAAACTtaatcacaaaagaaaaaataattttaaaaaatctcgCCCTAACAGATTTAACCccacttttaaaaagaaaggaaattgcttcGTGTCTGGAAAGTCGGACTATCATGCACCACAGTGTAGGCGTAGAACAAGAAACAACAATCCTCCCAGGGCAAATATAGTTGAAGGagataatattattactatGACCATTTTCAGTAAATTTGATGACCAATGTGAGAGAGCTGGTGGTAGACTTTGGTGATACCAAGAATATCTATGCAAGTAAAAGTGCCTTTACCTCCTACACTAGTGTCGTGAATGGAGAAGAACATGTTTACCTCGATGATTCCAAGTCTCTGGCTCACATCTCGAAAGACTttggccttgagtgatgtgaTATACATGCCATCAATCAGAactaatttaatctttatagcACTACTGGGAAAAgtgggggttaaagtgtcatCCAAGTCTAACAAGattgtaatgaaaaaaatatgtttttatggGGGAAGGGATATTATGACCAATGTCTCTTTGTactcaaattttcttaaaatattaatgaattttgcTCTTATGCTTATATCGTTTATTCATATGACATGtggcatgctagattaggacatGTAAATtcctcatatattataaaattacagCGACTAAGATTatttaatatgcatgataaacgaaTTAGTAAATGTGACATATGATTAGTatctaaaataacaaagaaaaggtGTTATTTCATAGATCGTCAAACTGAGTTGTTACGGTTAATTGATACAGATCTAGTTGATTTAAAACAAACCCTGTCTAGAGGTTGTAAAAATTTTGTAACCTTTATAGATTATTATTCTATGTACACTAAAGTGTActtaatcaaatataaagataaagCCTTTGATGTGTTTCTAACCAATAAAGAAGAAGtagaaaataaactaaataagaaaatttagagGATTAGATCAGATAAAGGTGGTGAATTTGTattgtttaatgaattttgtgttaaaGAAGATATTATCCATGAAGTAACCCCACCATATTCACTTTATTCTAATGGAGTAGCCAAGAGAAGAATAgaacttttaagaaaatgatgaatGTCATACTTATTAGTTCTAGTTCAGCTAATAACCTTTGGGGAGAAAACCTACTTTCTCCgtgttttttacaaaacataATACTCATAAGAAAATTGGTAAAACTCTTTATAAGTTGTGGAAAGGTTATCAACCTAAacttaaatatctaagagtgtgggagtgcctagctaaggtgatgttacccaatcctaagaaaagaaaaaaaggctCTAAAACCTCTTATTGCATGTTCTTAGGCTATGTTGAACATAGTGTTGTTTATAGATTTACATATGCTTGAGAGTAATTATATGGTGGAGACGAAAAATACTAAGTTTTCTGAACTTATATTTTCCATAAAGGTCAGTGAGACGTCTAAAcctattgataataataataatactaatgaTGATGCCTTGTATGAGGAtttaagaagtaaaagacagagGAAGGAAACTTCTTTTGGTAATgctttttatacttatataattaataatgatcCATCTAGCTATGTATAGGCTATTAGTTCTCCTTACACAAAACAATGGGATAAGGCCattaagaatgaaattgaatcaattcagaaaaatagTGCTTGGACCTTAGTAGATTTTCCTAATGGAGCAAAACTCATAGGTTGTAAGTGGATCTTTAtgaaaaagtatcaccataataGATCGATAGAGAAgtataaggcaagattagtagcaCAAGACTTTACTTAAAATCCTAACAGATTATTTTGATACCTTTGCCCTTATGACTAGGATTTCCCCTATTTGAGTGTTGTTAGCCTTGGCAGCTATCCATAAGCTAGTGATTAATGGATGTTAAAATTGTctttttgaatggtgatttggaggaggaaatttatataACTCCACCTGAAGAGTGTGTTGTACTTGGTTAAGAGAATAAAGTATGCAAACTCTTAAAATCTTTATATGGGTTGAAATGAGCACCAAACTAATGacataaaaaacttaataatgTATTGCTACgtgatggtttttcacctaatgatgttgataaatgtgtgtactATAAATCTGAAAATGGTCATTGTGTCATATGcttatatgtggatgacatgttaattttttGTACATGAAATGAGATTGTTGATAGAACTAAATTTTTTCTAGGAttgaactttgaaatgaaagacatgggtaaaaccaatgtaattttaggtgttATAATCATAAGGAATGGAGATAATAtattactatcccaagaacaatacattgaaaaacttcttaagaagtttggatATTATGACTTCAAACCTATTAGTAtcccttatgatgctaactctaaattaatgaaaaatataggaGAATTATATCTTAACCTCAATATGCCTAGATAATTGGAAGCTTACTACATTTGATAAGCTTCTCTAGACCTGGTATTGCCTATGTAGTAGGTAGGTTAAGTAAga contains these protein-coding regions:
- the LOC106764621 gene encoding LEAF RUST 10 DISEASE-RESISTANCE LOCUS RECEPTOR-LIKE PROTEIN KINASE-like 2.1 isoform X1, which codes for MRRERTLLVVLLLILIHHISATKDHQKHLCPPSSCGHIPNITYPFRLQGDPENCGDERYELGCQNNVTVLYLHSIQYHVQAINYDNYTVRVVDPALQHHNCSSLPLRSLSRSNFSDTYTHRMGPYQASYDNMESLSFEHIVFLNCNHSVRENGKYVESGECVKWDSKGYSYAVVGDLYAEDLEVGCDVKLVAPTSFRTLSYHSYGAIHRALAYGFEISWLNLACQNHCHEDFCDFDSSSQKLVCYEQSLFQWLKKWLKTLAELPLWWLIDKGELYIEDDWMC
- the LOC106764621 gene encoding LEAF RUST 10 DISEASE-RESISTANCE LOCUS RECEPTOR-LIKE PROTEIN KINASE-like 2.1 isoform X2, which produces MRRERTLLVVLLLILIHHISATKDHQKHLCPPSSCGHIPNITYPFRLQGDPENCGDERYELGCQNNVTVLYLHSIQYHVQAINYDNYTVRVVDPALQHHNCSSLPLRSLSRSNFSDTYTHRMGPYQASYDNMESLSFEHIVFLNCNHSVRENGKYVESGECVKWDSKGYSYAVVGDLYAEDLEVGCDVKLVAPTSFRTLSYHSYGAIHRALAYGFEISWLNLACQNHCHEDFCDFDSSSQKLVCYEQSLFQWLKKWLKTLADKGELYIEDDWMC
- the LOC106764621 gene encoding LEAF RUST 10 DISEASE-RESISTANCE LOCUS RECEPTOR-LIKE PROTEIN KINASE-like 2.1 isoform X3, which translates into the protein MRRERTLLVVLLLILIHHISATKDHQKHLCPPSSCGHIPNITYPFRLQGDPENCGDERYELGCQNNVTVLYLHSIQYHVQAINYDNYTVRVVDPALQHHNCSSLPLRSLSRSNFSDTYTHRMGPYQASYDNMESLSFEHIVFLNCNHSVRENGKYVESGECVKWDSKGYSYAVVGDLYAEDLEVGCDVKLVAPTSFRTLSYHSYGAIHRALAYGFEISWLNLACQNHCHEDFCDFDSSSQKLVCYEQSLFQWLKKWLKTLAAFKREIGQP
- the LOC106763699 gene encoding rust resistance kinase Lr10-like, which encodes MAWACKIVFGVPLIVALVICKWRKRHSSMYENIENYLEQNHLAPIRYSYKEIKKMTEGFKEKLGEGGFGSVFKAKLRSGPSVAIKMLGKAKGNGQDFINEVATIGRIHHQNVVQLIGFCVSGSKRALLYEFMSNGSLDKLIFSKEGSVQLSYEKIYNISVGVARGIAYLHHGCEMKILHFDIKPHNILLDENFIPKISDFGLAKLYPVENSIVTVTAARGTIGYMAPELFYNNIGGISHKADVYSFGMLLMEMASKRKNLNPHADRSSQIYFPFWIYDRIREEEDIDIQDLTEEEKKIAKKMIIVALWCIQLKPNNRPSMNRVVEMLEGNIEDLKIPPESTLYPDEMSTDDDQTINSEFTDTFS